The stretch of DNA CGGCAGGTGATCGGAAGGGAATCGACCGTCTCGCTGGTCATCAAGGGTCTGGAACCGCTCGACTTTGACTGTTTTCGTGGTGAATATAAAATCAATTCGTCGTTGGGGGATAATGGCTTTGAATCCGTTCCAAGTCGAATCTGGACCTGCGGGTTTTTGTACCGAATGCTTGTAAGCATCGTGATATACGGGACGGGCCTGCGTGCCCTTTCCGATCAATGTGTCGTACGGGGGCGAGTCTGGCATCGTATTGAAATCGCCCATGAGTATGACAGGATGATCCACAACTTGTTCCCGCATTTGTTTCAATAAAAGTTTCGCGCTTTCAGCTCGAGCCTGCTTTCCACGATGATCAAAGTGCGTATTCATCACGTAAAAGACAGCTCCTGTTTGGCGATCCTTGAGCTTGACCCAACTGGCAATGCGCGGCAAGGCTGCATCCCATCCCTTGCTGGCAGTCTTGTCGGGGGTTGTGGAAAGCCAGAACGTCGATTCCTCGAGCAACTCGAAGCGCTCCTTGCGGAAGAAAATCGGTGTAAACTCGCCAGCATTTTTACCATCGTCCCGACCCACGCCATAAACGTCCATTTCCGATAGCCGTGCTTTCAAGTCCTCAAGCTGTTCGATGAGAACCTCTTGAAATCCAGCGATGTCCACTTTGTTTTTAATGACGATCTCGGCCACCCAATCTTTGCGATTCGGCCAAGCATTAATTCCGTCGCTGGGGGTGTTTAAGCGAATGTTCCACGTCATCACGTTCAGTGATTCGGCGAAAGCATGTTGCCCCACCGTAGCCAGAAGCACAAAAGCAAAAAGGAGTCGTTTCATCGAGCTATACCTTGAATCATTAAGTTGTGACTGCCTGAGGTGCGAAAACTCATTCGAGATCCCTGCATCGATCCCGGCCTGAATGGTAGCAAATTCGCTCGCGGGAATCCGCTGCATCAATGACCATTGTTTGGCTGACTGCTGCAAACCGCACAAAATAGGATTCGTACAGGTGATCTTTTTTTCTTGACGTCCCTGAACATATCGATCATGCGGGGACGCATCAGTTCTCAAAGTCACCACTTGATAACGCCTTTAACCCCATTGGTTTAGGACGTTAACTCTTCCCCGGACTTTGGTTCATGGCTGCCGGGGCTCTCTTCGTGTCTGTCGAATGACTTGGCATTTGTAAAGGAGCTTTGCACCAAATTTGTGCGCATCTGGCTGAGTGCCTTTCCGACGGGACTGCTACCTCGATAAATTGGCCGTTGATTAGCCGTTGAGCCAAGAGCAGAGAAAGTGTCGGATGGAAGTGATACAAAATGTCGCCTGCACAAAGTGTGGGTGTGTTTGTGATGACCTGCAGGTATCCGTCGAAAATGGCCGGATCCAAGCAGTGTCCGGCGCTTGTGAACTCTCCGAGTCCTGGTTTCTGGAACAAGACTCGCAGCAACCACCGAGTGCGGCAATCAATCAAAAGCCTGTCGAGATCCACACTGCGATTGAACATGCCACCGATTTATTATTGAAGTCGCAGGCGCCGCTGATTTTTGGGTTGTCGCGCAGCAGTTCCGAAGGGCAACGCGCCGCTGTGCAGCTTGCCGATACAGTTGGTGCAATCATCGACACGACGGCATCGCTCTGCCATGCGCCGTCGATCATGGCGATTCAACATGTCGGGGAATCGACATCTTCCTTGGGAGAGATCAAGAACCGCGCCGATCTGGTGATCTTTTGGGGCGTCGACCCCGTTATCAGTCATCCGCGGCATTTCGAACGCTATTCCGTCGACCCGGTTGGCGAATTCATCCCGAACGGGCGGAGCGATCGCACTGTGATCGCAATAGACTCCGAGCGCACACAAACCGCAGACGCCGCTGACATCTTTCTCCAGGTCGAACCAGGCACAGACTTCGAAATGATTTGGACGCTCCGCAGTTTATTGCGCGGTGAACGGCCGGCAGAGGATGCCTATTCCGGCATTCCCATCGATCAACTCACAGAGTTAGCCGATCGCATGAAGTCGTGCCGTTGCGGTGTCGTCTTTTTTGGTTTGGGATTAGCCCATCAGCAATTGGGCCATCTCAACGTCGAGGCCTTGTTGCGACTCGTCACTGACTTAAATGCCCACACGAGATTTCATGCCCGGCGAATGCGAATGCATGGCGACGTCACCGGTGCCGACTGTGTGCTCTGTTGGCAGACGGGATATCCCTTTGGCGTCAATCTCGGCCGCGGGTATCCGCGGTATAATCCCGGCGAATATTCTGCCAACGATCTGCTCGAACGTGGCGAAGTCGACCTGTGCCTGTTGGTCGGGGGCGAAAGCGTGCCGCACATGTCGCCTGCGGCGCGGCGTTATCTAGAAACCATCCCGACGATTTTGCTGGACTACCCCACCCTGCCCGTTCATTTCCAGCCGCAGGTTCAATTCACCACCGCCGTGTACGGTGTGCATCTTCCGGGTATCGTTTATCGCATGGACGAAGTACCGATCCCATTGCGACAGGTTTTGCCGACGTCTTATCCCAGCGATGCTGAGATTTTGCAGCGGATCACGGATACGTTTGTCAACGTCGGTGGATAACAACATATCACGCATGATCACTAGTGCATCACAAACGCAAAAAACCCGGGCGACACATTGTCGTCCGGGCTTGAGGTCGGCCTATTGGTGCTTCCGGCACCCTCAAATCATTATCGGGGAGTCGTTCGATAATGCATCCGTTGTTCGTCGTAGTTCATGGATTGTTATTTGGCCGCACGACGTTGTTGGCGACGGCGGAAGCCGATCAGGCCAATGGCTCCCAGGCCCATCAGCACGAACGATGACGGTTCCGGAACCGGATTGACCGGCGGCGGTTGCGTGGTGAAGTTGATGTTGTCGACACCGACACCGCGATCCAGGCCACCGAAATCCAAGACCGCTTTCACAGCCACGCCGTTGGCGACGACCAGCAGGTTTTCCCAGTTGCCGTCGATCGGTTGGTTTTGTAGGTCCGCTGTGAAGGAGGTCATGCCGACGATGTTTGTCATCGCGTCATCGGAGAACAATGTCAACATCGCCGTGGCGGTCGATCCAACGTCTTGGGCTCCCCCATCGACGCGGAA from Symmachiella dynata encodes:
- a CDS encoding endonuclease/exonuclease/phosphatase family protein, with product MVTLRTDASPHDRYVQGRQEKKITCTNPILCGLQQSAKQWSLMQRIPASEFATIQAGIDAGISNEFSHLRQSQLNDSRYSSMKRLLFAFVLLATVGQHAFAESLNVMTWNIRLNTPSDGINAWPNRKDWVAEIVIKNKVDIAGFQEVLIEQLEDLKARLSEMDVYGVGRDDGKNAGEFTPIFFRKERFELLEESTFWLSTTPDKTASKGWDAALPRIASWVKLKDRQTGAVFYVMNTHFDHRGKQARAESAKLLLKQMREQVVDHPVILMGDFNTMPDSPPYDTLIGKGTQARPVYHDAYKHSVQKPAGPDSTWNGFKAIIPQRRIDFIFTTKTVKVERFQTLDDQRDGRFPSDHLPIVTELEIPQK
- a CDS encoding formylmethanofuran dehydrogenase subunit B, which codes for MEVIQNVACTKCGCVCDDLQVSVENGRIQAVSGACELSESWFLEQDSQQPPSAAINQKPVEIHTAIEHATDLLLKSQAPLIFGLSRSSSEGQRAAVQLADTVGAIIDTTASLCHAPSIMAIQHVGESTSSLGEIKNRADLVIFWGVDPVISHPRHFERYSVDPVGEFIPNGRSDRTVIAIDSERTQTADAADIFLQVEPGTDFEMIWTLRSLLRGERPAEDAYSGIPIDQLTELADRMKSCRCGVVFFGLGLAHQQLGHLNVEALLRLVTDLNAHTRFHARRMRMHGDVTGADCVLCWQTGYPFGVNLGRGYPRYNPGEYSANDLLERGEVDLCLLVGGESVPHMSPAARRYLETIPTILLDYPTLPVHFQPQVQFTTAVYGVHLPGIVYRMDEVPIPLRQVLPTSYPSDAEILQRITDTFVNVGG